In Centropristis striata isolate RG_2023a ecotype Rhode Island chromosome 5, C.striata_1.0, whole genome shotgun sequence, a single genomic region encodes these proteins:
- the znf217 gene encoding zinc finger protein 217 has translation MPTHSLQPFVESPDGLAQDILISNNASIPGPVSSMTPHTTYSEKAVSQSGGSVSCMFCDQAFTHQDELGPHVLTQHPTTFFEPAVLRIEAEFRIPGERPRPKPGSLPIEEEEEVHSCIVCGQVSQDASELEAHMRKHKDYFTYCCNVCGRRFREPWFLKNHMKMHVKPGAKSKTQQDLEIPITVNGIVQESVPEPVVTVYKMCMVCGFFFPDHDSLAEHSKVHNREVEPDKGKDEEKMDGTTESLDKQETFLHSLNLMPRSSGNSLQHERSSKWIPQLDPFNTYQAWQLATKGKIAVGPNNIKDIGQEASTDNEECGSDKEELNNIWSEGQGDKATKEVLGRELRSQQQAAAPQRRSLMQKDKHKERPTTCEECQRTFRTYHQLVLHSRVHKRERGGEESPTSSVDGKSRTGSVDPADDGCEEGFEEAALAENLGPGEEAFDRSKVRSKGCSYCGKSFRSSYYLTVHLRTHTGEKPFKCAYCDYAAAQKTSLKYHLDRRHKDKPYVDIPSRPVPFVPSPNDKKDGNDNENTALNKSKLWVPGARLCTNGTPEDRFDSIGSKLGKPLAQINAEYEKLIAKSAYSPTDDVVIKCPVPVNLKMERKEIKDENSEAPLNLSLKVSISIPASAEPRNALIPIACSFCAYKTMYPEVLMMHKKLTHKDKSDSTKKNGFGSGKQKRFTGCPPALDGKDVAPLPTIDRRHPRRTKSPPPQPTKPQEKTPINPPPAPKRSPVHDVVQETQRHTQNIDTHPSQESSRYTELMRKSNTGSLYAMERPPPPERVGIGERSYPARNGVIWHSDAARLCLSSRFGSLPQMDFGEPSSKRLKYGVPTGREADVGEKPGFRVPTGNVSNRVLVSGRSVNSTSQISSPSTVSESLGSLKTTSSAIGGGLDTEWGMMNLLRSYTPNDLASLYHSTAANPSHGGLGNPRAGGRTVLYQHLPTLPNLQRRDPSGPFPNQRYGTTDKST, from the exons ATGCCGACTCATTCGTTGCAACCGTTTGTGGAAAGCCCTGATGGACTTGCCCAAGATATCCTTATTAGTAACAATGCAAGCATCCCAGGGCCTGTCTCTAGCATGACGCCACACACCACCTACTCAGAAAAAGCTGTGTCGCAATCTGGAGGAAGTGTATCTTGCATGTTCTGTGATCAGGCTTTCACTCATCAGGATGAGCTAGGACCCCATGTATTAACCCAGCACCCCACCACTTTCTTTGAACCAGCAGTGCTTAGAATTGAAGCAGAGTTCAGGATCCCAGGAGAGAGACCCAGGCCCAAACCAGGCAGCCTACCTattgaggaagaagaggaggttCACAGCTGTATTGTGTGTGGTCAGGTGTCACAAGATGCTAGTGAGCTGGAGGCACACATGAGGAAGCATAAGGACTACTTTACCTACTGCTGTAATGTCTGTGGACGGCGGTTTAGAGAGCCATGGTTCCTCAAGAACCACATGAAGATGCATGTAAAACCAGGAGCAAAGAGCAAGACCCAGCAAGACCTTGAAATCCCCATCACAGTCAATGGTATCGTCCAAGAGTCTGTTCCTGAACCTGTAGTCACTGTTTACAAAATGTGCATGGTTTGTGGCTTTTTCTTCCCCGACCACGACAGTTTGGCTGAACACAGCAAAGTACACAACAGAGAGGTGGAGCCTGACAAAGGTAAAGACGAGGAGAAAATGGATGGCACTACTGAATCCCTTgacaaacaggaaacatttcTTCACAGTCTAAACCTTATGCCTCGCTCTTCAGGAAATAGTTTGCAGCATGAAAGATCATCAAAATGGATTCCCCAGCTGGATCCCTTCAACACATACCAGGCCTGGCAACTTGCTACAAAGGGCAAGATAGCAGTCGGTCCTAATAATATTAAAGATATTGGCCAGGAAGCCAGCACAGACAACGAAGAATGTGGCTCCGATAAGGAGGAGCTGAATAATATTTGGTCTGAAGGCCAAGGAGACAAAGCTACAAAAGAGGTCCTTGGGAGAGAGCTCAGGTCTCAGCAGCAGGCTGCAGCGCCGCAGCGGAGGTCTCTGATGCAAAAAGATAAGCACAAAGAAAGGCCAACCACTTGTGAGGAATGTCAGAGAACCTTCAGGACATACCATCAGTTAGTTCTCCATTCCAGAGTCCACAAGCGCGAGAGAGGTGGTGAAGAGAGTCCAACTTCCTCTGTTGATGGGAAGTCGAGGACAGGTTCAGTTGATCCTGCAGATGATGGCTGTGAGGAGGGCTTTGAGGAAGCAGCACTGGCAGAAAACCTGGGTCCAG GTGAAGAGGCTTTTGATCGATCAAAAGTCAGATCAAAAGGATGCAGTTACTGTGGCAAATCATTCCGATCAAGCTATTACCTCACAGTTCATCTGAGGACTCACACAG gTGAAAAACCATTCAAGTGTGCTTACTGTGATTATGCTGCAGCTCAGAAGACTTCACTAAAATATCACCTGGATCGACGTCACAAGGACAAACCTTACGTGGACATCCCTAGCAGACCCGTGCCTTTTGTGCCCTCTCCCAACGATAAAAAAGATGGAAATGacaatgaaaacactgctttgAACAAATCCAAACTCTGGGTTCCTGGAGCCAGATTGTGCACCAATGGAACGCCAGAGGACAGATTTGATAGCATAGGTAGCAAGCTTGGCAAACCACTCGCCCAGATCAATGCTGAGTATGAAAAATTAATTGCTAAGTCTGCTTACTCCCCGACTGATGATGTGGTCATAAAATGCCCCGTACCTGTTAACCTGAAGATGGAAAGGAAGGAGATAAAAGACGAGAACTCTGAGGCCCCATTAAATCTCTCCTTAAAAGTGTCTATCTCCATCCCTGCCAGTGCCGAACCCAGAAATGCATTAATTCCGATTGCCTGTTCGTTTTGTGCATATAAAACCATGTACCCAGAGGTTCTGATGATGCACAAAAAGCTCACTCATAAAGACAAGTCAGACAGCACAAAAAAGAATGGATTCGGCAGTGGGAAACAAAAACGTTTCACAGGTTGCCCCCCTGCGCTTGATGGGAAAGATGTCGCGCCCCTTCCTACGATTGACCGGCGCCACCCTCGTCGAACCAAGTCCCCACCCCCTCAACCAACAAAACCACAAGAAAAGACCCCTATTAACCCACCTCCCGCTCCCAAGCGATCCCCTGTCCATGATGTCGTCCAGGAGACGCAGCgtcacacacaaaatattgacaCACATCCCAGTCAGGAATCTTCCAGGTATACAGAGCTCATGAGGAAATCCAACACAGGCAGCTTGTATGCCATGGAGCGACCACCCCCCCCGGAGAGAGTGGGAATTGGTGAGAGGAGTTACCCAGCGAGAAACGGTGTCATTTGGCACTCTGATGCTGCCAGGCTGTGCCTGTCGAGCCGATTTGGGAGCCTCCCCCAGATGGATTTCGGTGAACCCTCCAGCAAGAGATTAAAGTATGGGGTACCAACGGGCAGGGAAGCTGATGTCGGCGAGAAGCCTGGCTTTAGAGTACCAACAGGGAACGTGTCCAACAGGGTGCTTGTTTCAGGGAGAAGTGTGAATAGCACATCACAGATATCTAGTCCATCCACAGTTTCTGAGAGTTTGGGTTCTTTGAAGACGACATCTTCAGCTATTGGAGGAGGCTTGGACACTGAGTGGGGCATGATGAACCTCCTGCGCTCCTACACACCCAATGACCTGGCATCGCTCTATCACAGCACAGCAGCCAACCCCAGCCATGGAGGACTGGGCAACCCAAGAGCAG GGGGCAGAACTGTGCTGTACCAACACTTACCTACTCTGCCCAACCTTCAGAGGAGAGACCCCTCAGGCCCTTTCCCTAATCAACGCTATGGGACCACTGACAAAAGTACCTAA
- the bcas1 gene encoding breast carcinoma-amplified sequence 1 isoform X3, with product MNFFKTLVTPKVTKKETATPDATKDQSQKETQPAATTTVAQVSEPPAAPKGMSIPPPPPPEPPKMEIKGEPAAKPSPKAEPKAAAKEPESSKGKSAKAALSSFFRPKKVDPSKAGTLEAAAKQEPPPPVQEEKKPATKASFLSLFKPKVLLDHMTTKVQAASTSGVRLLRRTTGVAAEPKKETPAPAAAAETAKAKEEPKAAAKASDAPVDNKLASVASQAGDDAANVPKKLEKRNSINLLFKILGQKRNSTDAGVQTEPVVVAPAAEKAK from the exons ATGAACTTCTTCAAAACACTA GTGACTCCCAAAGtaaccaaaaaggaaacagctACTCCTGATGCCACAAAAGACCAG TCCCAGAAGGAGACCCAACCAGCAGCAACAACCACT GTTGCACAGGTATCTGAGCCGCCTGCAGCACCCAAAGGAATGTCTatcccaccaccacctcctccagagccacccaaaatggaaataaagggAGAGCCAGCTGCCAAACCCTCACCAAAGGCAGAACCAAAAGCTGCTGCAAAGGAACCTGAGTCCTCAAAAGGAAAATCAGCCAAAGCTGCTCTGAGCAGCTTCTTCCGTCCAAAG AAGGTGGATCCCTCAAAAGCTGGAACCCTCGAGGCTGCTGCAAAGCAAGAACCGCCACCGCCTGTTCAGGAAGAGAAGAAACCAGCCACAAAAGCATCCTTCTTGTCTCTCTTCAAGCCTAAA GTACTGTTAGACCACATGACCACAAAAGTCCAGGCAGCCTCCACAAGTGGAGTTCGGCTCCTCAGGAGAACAACTGGAGTG GCTGCAGAACCAAAGAAGGAGACCCCTgcaccagctgcagcagcagagacagccAAAGCCAAGGAGGAACCCAAAGCAGCAGCCAAGGCATCAGATGCACCCGTAGATAACAAACTGGCCTCAGTGGCCTCCCAAGCTGGAGATGATGCAGCCAACGTGCCCAAAAAACTGGAGAAGAGGAACTCCATCAATCTGCTCTTTAAAATTCTG GGTCAGAAACGTAACTCGACAGATGCCGGGGTCCAGACAGAGCCAGTGGTTGTTGCTCCTGCAGCTGAGAAGGCCAAATGA
- the bcas1 gene encoding breast carcinoma-amplified sequence 1 isoform X4, producing the protein MNFFKTLVTPKVTKKETATPDATKDQSQKETQPAATTTVAQVSEPPAAPKGMSIPPPPPPEPPKMEIKGEPAAKPSPKAEPKAAAKEPESSKGKSAKAALSSFFRPKVLLGVKAFKGKGASACGGNAPAKSAAVKVDPSKAGTLEAAAKQEPPPPVQEEKKPATKASFLSLFKPKAAEPKKETPAPAAAAETAKAKEEPKAAAKASDAPVDNKLASVASQAGDDAANVPKKLEKRNSINLLFKILGQKRNSTDAGVQTEPVVVAPAAEKAK; encoded by the exons ATGAACTTCTTCAAAACACTA GTGACTCCCAAAGtaaccaaaaaggaaacagctACTCCTGATGCCACAAAAGACCAG TCCCAGAAGGAGACCCAACCAGCAGCAACAACCACT GTTGCACAGGTATCTGAGCCGCCTGCAGCACCCAAAGGAATGTCTatcccaccaccacctcctccagagccacccaaaatggaaataaagggAGAGCCAGCTGCCAAACCCTCACCAAAGGCAGAACCAAAAGCTGCTGCAAAGGAACCTGAGTCCTCAAAAGGAAAATCAGCCAAAGCTGCTCTGAGCAGCTTCTTCCGTCCAAAG GTACTGCTAGGTGTCAAGGCATTCAAAGGCAAGGGTGCTTCAGCATGTGGAGGCAATGCCCCAGCCAAGTCTGCAGCAGTG AAGGTGGATCCCTCAAAAGCTGGAACCCTCGAGGCTGCTGCAAAGCAAGAACCGCCACCGCCTGTTCAGGAAGAGAAGAAACCAGCCACAAAAGCATCCTTCTTGTCTCTCTTCAAGCCTAAA GCTGCAGAACCAAAGAAGGAGACCCCTgcaccagctgcagcagcagagacagccAAAGCCAAGGAGGAACCCAAAGCAGCAGCCAAGGCATCAGATGCACCCGTAGATAACAAACTGGCCTCAGTGGCCTCCCAAGCTGGAGATGATGCAGCCAACGTGCCCAAAAAACTGGAGAAGAGGAACTCCATCAATCTGCTCTTTAAAATTCTG GGTCAGAAACGTAACTCGACAGATGCCGGGGTCCAGACAGAGCCAGTGGTTGTTGCTCCTGCAGCTGAGAAGGCCAAATGA
- the bcas1 gene encoding breast carcinoma-amplified sequence 1 isoform X5 — protein sequence MSIPPPPPPEPPKMEIKGEPAAKPSPKAEPKAAAKEPESSKGKSAKAALSSFFRPKVLLGVKAFKGKGASACGGNAPAKSAAVKVDPSKAGTLEAAAKQEPPPPVQEEKKPATKASFLSLFKPKVLLDHMTTKVQAASTSGVRLLRRTTGVAAEPKKETPAPAAAAETAKAKEEPKAAAKASDAPVDNKLASVASQAGDDAANVPKKLEKRNSINLLFKILGQKRNSTDAGVQTEPVVVAPAAEKAK from the exons ATGTCTatcccaccaccacctcctccagagccacccaaaatggaaataaagggAGAGCCAGCTGCCAAACCCTCACCAAAGGCAGAACCAAAAGCTGCTGCAAAGGAACCTGAGTCCTCAAAAGGAAAATCAGCCAAAGCTGCTCTGAGCAGCTTCTTCCGTCCAAAG GTACTGCTAGGTGTCAAGGCATTCAAAGGCAAGGGTGCTTCAGCATGTGGAGGCAATGCCCCAGCCAAGTCTGCAGCAGTG AAGGTGGATCCCTCAAAAGCTGGAACCCTCGAGGCTGCTGCAAAGCAAGAACCGCCACCGCCTGTTCAGGAAGAGAAGAAACCAGCCACAAAAGCATCCTTCTTGTCTCTCTTCAAGCCTAAA GTACTGTTAGACCACATGACCACAAAAGTCCAGGCAGCCTCCACAAGTGGAGTTCGGCTCCTCAGGAGAACAACTGGAGTG GCTGCAGAACCAAAGAAGGAGACCCCTgcaccagctgcagcagcagagacagccAAAGCCAAGGAGGAACCCAAAGCAGCAGCCAAGGCATCAGATGCACCCGTAGATAACAAACTGGCCTCAGTGGCCTCCCAAGCTGGAGATGATGCAGCCAACGTGCCCAAAAAACTGGAGAAGAGGAACTCCATCAATCTGCTCTTTAAAATTCTG GGTCAGAAACGTAACTCGACAGATGCCGGGGTCCAGACAGAGCCAGTGGTTGTTGCTCCTGCAGCTGAGAAGGCCAAATGA
- the bcas1 gene encoding breast carcinoma-amplified sequence 1 isoform X2 has product MNFFKTLVTPKVTKKETATPDATKDQVAQVSEPPAAPKGMSIPPPPPPEPPKMEIKGEPAAKPSPKAEPKAAAKEPESSKGKSAKAALSSFFRPKVLLGVKAFKGKGASACGGNAPAKSAAVKVDPSKAGTLEAAAKQEPPPPVQEEKKPATKASFLSLFKPKVLLDHMTTKVQAASTSGVRLLRRTTGVAAEPKKETPAPAAAAETAKAKEEPKAAAKASDAPVDNKLASVASQAGDDAANVPKKLEKRNSINLLFKILGQKRNSTDAGVQTEPVVVAPAAEKAK; this is encoded by the exons ATGAACTTCTTCAAAACACTA GTGACTCCCAAAGtaaccaaaaaggaaacagctACTCCTGATGCCACAAAAGACCAG GTTGCACAGGTATCTGAGCCGCCTGCAGCACCCAAAGGAATGTCTatcccaccaccacctcctccagagccacccaaaatggaaataaagggAGAGCCAGCTGCCAAACCCTCACCAAAGGCAGAACCAAAAGCTGCTGCAAAGGAACCTGAGTCCTCAAAAGGAAAATCAGCCAAAGCTGCTCTGAGCAGCTTCTTCCGTCCAAAG GTACTGCTAGGTGTCAAGGCATTCAAAGGCAAGGGTGCTTCAGCATGTGGAGGCAATGCCCCAGCCAAGTCTGCAGCAGTG AAGGTGGATCCCTCAAAAGCTGGAACCCTCGAGGCTGCTGCAAAGCAAGAACCGCCACCGCCTGTTCAGGAAGAGAAGAAACCAGCCACAAAAGCATCCTTCTTGTCTCTCTTCAAGCCTAAA GTACTGTTAGACCACATGACCACAAAAGTCCAGGCAGCCTCCACAAGTGGAGTTCGGCTCCTCAGGAGAACAACTGGAGTG GCTGCAGAACCAAAGAAGGAGACCCCTgcaccagctgcagcagcagagacagccAAAGCCAAGGAGGAACCCAAAGCAGCAGCCAAGGCATCAGATGCACCCGTAGATAACAAACTGGCCTCAGTGGCCTCCCAAGCTGGAGATGATGCAGCCAACGTGCCCAAAAAACTGGAGAAGAGGAACTCCATCAATCTGCTCTTTAAAATTCTG GGTCAGAAACGTAACTCGACAGATGCCGGGGTCCAGACAGAGCCAGTGGTTGTTGCTCCTGCAGCTGAGAAGGCCAAATGA
- the bcas1 gene encoding breast carcinoma-amplified sequence 1 isoform X1: MNFFKTLVTPKVTKKETATPDATKDQSQKETQPAATTTVAQVSEPPAAPKGMSIPPPPPPEPPKMEIKGEPAAKPSPKAEPKAAAKEPESSKGKSAKAALSSFFRPKVLLGVKAFKGKGASACGGNAPAKSAAVKVDPSKAGTLEAAAKQEPPPPVQEEKKPATKASFLSLFKPKVLLDHMTTKVQAASTSGVRLLRRTTGVAAEPKKETPAPAAAAETAKAKEEPKAAAKASDAPVDNKLASVASQAGDDAANVPKKLEKRNSINLLFKILGQKRNSTDAGVQTEPVVVAPAAEKAK, from the exons ATGAACTTCTTCAAAACACTA GTGACTCCCAAAGtaaccaaaaaggaaacagctACTCCTGATGCCACAAAAGACCAG TCCCAGAAGGAGACCCAACCAGCAGCAACAACCACT GTTGCACAGGTATCTGAGCCGCCTGCAGCACCCAAAGGAATGTCTatcccaccaccacctcctccagagccacccaaaatggaaataaagggAGAGCCAGCTGCCAAACCCTCACCAAAGGCAGAACCAAAAGCTGCTGCAAAGGAACCTGAGTCCTCAAAAGGAAAATCAGCCAAAGCTGCTCTGAGCAGCTTCTTCCGTCCAAAG GTACTGCTAGGTGTCAAGGCATTCAAAGGCAAGGGTGCTTCAGCATGTGGAGGCAATGCCCCAGCCAAGTCTGCAGCAGTG AAGGTGGATCCCTCAAAAGCTGGAACCCTCGAGGCTGCTGCAAAGCAAGAACCGCCACCGCCTGTTCAGGAAGAGAAGAAACCAGCCACAAAAGCATCCTTCTTGTCTCTCTTCAAGCCTAAA GTACTGTTAGACCACATGACCACAAAAGTCCAGGCAGCCTCCACAAGTGGAGTTCGGCTCCTCAGGAGAACAACTGGAGTG GCTGCAGAACCAAAGAAGGAGACCCCTgcaccagctgcagcagcagagacagccAAAGCCAAGGAGGAACCCAAAGCAGCAGCCAAGGCATCAGATGCACCCGTAGATAACAAACTGGCCTCAGTGGCCTCCCAAGCTGGAGATGATGCAGCCAACGTGCCCAAAAAACTGGAGAAGAGGAACTCCATCAATCTGCTCTTTAAAATTCTG GGTCAGAAACGTAACTCGACAGATGCCGGGGTCCAGACAGAGCCAGTGGTTGTTGCTCCTGCAGCTGAGAAGGCCAAATGA
- the bcas1 gene encoding breast carcinoma-amplified sequence 1 isoform X6, giving the protein MNFFKTLVTPKVTKKETATPDATKDQSQKETQPAATTTVAQVSEPPAAPKGMSIPPPPPPEPPKMEIKGEPAAKPSPKAEPKAAAKEPESSKGKSAKAALSSFFRPKKVDPSKAGTLEAAAKQEPPPPVQEEKKPATKASFLSLFKPKAAEPKKETPAPAAAAETAKAKEEPKAAAKASDAPVDNKLASVASQAGDDAANVPKKLEKRNSINLLFKILGQKRNSTDAGVQTEPVVVAPAAEKAK; this is encoded by the exons ATGAACTTCTTCAAAACACTA GTGACTCCCAAAGtaaccaaaaaggaaacagctACTCCTGATGCCACAAAAGACCAG TCCCAGAAGGAGACCCAACCAGCAGCAACAACCACT GTTGCACAGGTATCTGAGCCGCCTGCAGCACCCAAAGGAATGTCTatcccaccaccacctcctccagagccacccaaaatggaaataaagggAGAGCCAGCTGCCAAACCCTCACCAAAGGCAGAACCAAAAGCTGCTGCAAAGGAACCTGAGTCCTCAAAAGGAAAATCAGCCAAAGCTGCTCTGAGCAGCTTCTTCCGTCCAAAG AAGGTGGATCCCTCAAAAGCTGGAACCCTCGAGGCTGCTGCAAAGCAAGAACCGCCACCGCCTGTTCAGGAAGAGAAGAAACCAGCCACAAAAGCATCCTTCTTGTCTCTCTTCAAGCCTAAA GCTGCAGAACCAAAGAAGGAGACCCCTgcaccagctgcagcagcagagacagccAAAGCCAAGGAGGAACCCAAAGCAGCAGCCAAGGCATCAGATGCACCCGTAGATAACAAACTGGCCTCAGTGGCCTCCCAAGCTGGAGATGATGCAGCCAACGTGCCCAAAAAACTGGAGAAGAGGAACTCCATCAATCTGCTCTTTAAAATTCTG GGTCAGAAACGTAACTCGACAGATGCCGGGGTCCAGACAGAGCCAGTGGTTGTTGCTCCTGCAGCTGAGAAGGCCAAATGA